Proteins encoded together in one Peribacillus asahii window:
- the lpdA gene encoding dihydrolipoyl dehydrogenase: MVVGDFPIETDTLVIGSGPGGYVAAIRAAQLGQKVTVVEKGAIGGVCLNVGCIPSKALIEAGHRFHNAQHSENIGITAENVKIDFSKVQAWKESVVNKLTGGVSGLLKGNNIEVVAGEAYFVDANNVRVMTENSAQTYTFKHAIIATGSTPVEIPAFKYSKRVINSTGALSLEEVPSSLVVIGGGVIGVELGSAYANMGTKLTILEGSDDIFSGAYEKQMTTLVKKNLKSKGVEVVTKALAKGVEETENGVIVTYEVKGEEKKIEADYLLVTVGRRPNTSDIGLEQVGVNLTDRGLIETDQQGRTNVPNIFAIGDVVSGPQLAHKASYEGKIAAEAIAGHPSEIDYLGIPAVVFSEPELATVGFTEAQAKEAGIEAIGSKFPYGANGRALSLNATDGFVKLVTRKEDGLVIGAQIAGANASDIIAELGLAIEAGMTAEDIAMTIHAHPSLGEITMEAAEVALGTPIHIIK, from the coding sequence ATGGTAGTAGGAGATTTTCCAATTGAAACAGATACTTTAGTCATCGGATCTGGCCCAGGAGGGTATGTAGCAGCAATTCGTGCAGCACAGCTTGGTCAAAAAGTAACAGTTGTTGAAAAAGGTGCAATTGGTGGGGTTTGCTTAAACGTAGGATGTATCCCATCTAAAGCATTAATTGAAGCAGGACATCGTTTCCATAATGCACAACATTCAGAAAACATCGGTATTACTGCAGAAAACGTAAAAATTGATTTTTCAAAAGTACAAGCATGGAAAGAATCGGTTGTTAATAAATTAACAGGCGGCGTAAGCGGTCTATTAAAAGGAAATAACATTGAAGTTGTTGCTGGTGAAGCATATTTTGTAGATGCTAACAATGTACGTGTGATGACTGAAAACTCAGCTCAAACTTATACATTTAAGCATGCGATTATCGCAACCGGATCTACACCGGTTGAAATCCCAGCTTTCAAATATTCTAAACGTGTTATTAACTCTACAGGAGCTCTTTCTCTTGAAGAAGTCCCATCTTCTTTAGTCGTAATCGGTGGAGGAGTTATCGGGGTTGAACTTGGTAGCGCTTATGCAAACATGGGTACGAAATTAACAATTCTTGAAGGATCAGATGATATCTTCTCAGGTGCTTACGAAAAACAAATGACAACTCTAGTGAAGAAAAACCTAAAAAGCAAAGGTGTAGAAGTTGTTACAAAAGCACTTGCGAAAGGTGTAGAGGAAACAGAAAACGGCGTTATTGTAACGTATGAAGTAAAAGGTGAAGAGAAGAAAATCGAAGCTGATTACTTACTTGTTACAGTTGGTCGTCGTCCAAATACTTCTGATATCGGTCTTGAGCAAGTTGGGGTTAACCTAACTGATAGAGGCTTAATTGAAACAGATCAACAAGGTCGCACAAATGTACCAAACATCTTTGCTATTGGTGACGTTGTTTCTGGTCCACAATTAGCACACAAAGCATCTTATGAAGGTAAAATTGCAGCTGAAGCAATTGCTGGACACCCTTCTGAAATCGATTATTTAGGAATCCCAGCTGTTGTATTCTCTGAGCCAGAATTAGCGACTGTAGGATTTACTGAAGCACAAGCGAAGGAAGCAGGAATTGAAGCAATCGGTTCTAAATTCCCATACGGTGCAAACGGCCGTGCGCTTTCTTTAAATGCGACAGACGGTTTTGTGAAACTTGTGACTCGTAAAGAAGATGGATTAGTAATCGGTGCGCAAATCGCTGGTGCAAATGCATCTGATATCATTGCTGAACTAGGACTTGCTATTGAAGCAGGTATGACAGCCGAAGATATTGCGATGACTATCCATGCACATCCATCATTAGGAGAAATTACAATGGAAGCTGCTGAAGTAGCTCTAGGTACTCCTATCCATATTATTAAATAA
- a CDS encoding DUF1885 family protein, whose translation MTEHAYIKLVPHPEQTTVTIDTIKELLYDYQNITSKTGRQVNWNYHEAAFPYEIKEPAPPTNNMIYLQSLTDGYHLILIGMDQEQIHEEENERIQTYIQITLAEHSTFGDKGKANELCKFLAKQLKGELHLFNKRIMYFYPRK comes from the coding sequence ATGACTGAACATGCATATATTAAACTCGTTCCACATCCAGAACAAACGACAGTTACGATTGACACGATTAAAGAATTATTATATGACTATCAAAACATAACCTCAAAAACAGGCAGGCAGGTAAATTGGAATTACCATGAAGCAGCCTTTCCTTATGAAATAAAAGAGCCGGCACCTCCTACAAACAATATGATATACCTTCAATCCCTAACAGACGGTTACCATCTTATCTTAATCGGAATGGATCAAGAACAAATTCATGAGGAAGAAAACGAACGTATCCAAACGTATATTCAGATAACGCTCGCTGAACATTCTACGTTTGGGGATAAAGGCAAAGCTAATGAACTATGTAAATTTCTCGCCAAACAATTAAAAGGGGAACTTCACTTGTTCAATAAGCGTATCATGTACTTTTATCCTCGTAAGTAA
- a CDS encoding GapA-binding peptide SR1P, whose amino-acid sequence MGTIICQSCDSTIAHFEDEKVSILYSHSQKCPSCNTTAAEEN is encoded by the coding sequence ATGGGAACGATCATTTGCCAAAGCTGTGATAGTACAATCGCTCATTTTGAAGATGAAAAAGTAAGTATTCTTTATTCACATAGTCAAAAGTGCCCTAGCTGTAATACAACTGCTGCTGAGGAAAATTAA